The genomic segment CCGGGTGCGGCGCGAGTCTGGCCTCGGCGGGCACGGCTCGGGACCCACGGGCCGCTTGGCTTTGGTTCTCCGGGCTGGGGACAGAGGCCGGAGCCGGGCGTCGTAGACCCCGCCAGCCTGGGCCGCCCGCGCCCGACGCGCAGCGCTGCCGCCAAGCCCGGCCCGGGGGACCCGCGGGGTGGGTCTCTGCTGCCGCCAGCCCTTCAGAGACTGTCGCGTTGAAAGAATGAACCAGAGTTCGCCCCCTGCCCGCGCCGGGGCGTTTTGGGTCACCTAGTCCTGTGAGGACCAGAGGCGGCTGTCGCCCGAGGCCGAGCGCAGCCTCAGGACCCGCGCCCCACCAGAAGGGGTCGTGCGCCCTGCGGCGGGTGGAGAGCCGGGCTCTGGGGTCTCCGCGGCTCGGAGGGCGGCGGGGCGAGGCTGTGCGGCCAGCGCCTGGGGACGCCCGCGGACCACCCGGGCCGCGGCGCAGCCTGGACTGAAACCTCCCGGGACGGAACCAAGCCACCTGCCGTGCGCCCTTCTCGGTGAATGGCACTGCCGCCCACCCGGGCCCCTCGCCCATAGCCCGCGGTGCTCTCATACCCGAGACTCATCTCCCTTCGACCCTGCCGCCGCCCGGCATCCCGAGCACGGAGACAGTCTCCAGCTGCTCTTCATGCTTCCTCCCCAGCCTTCCGCAGCCCACCAGGGAAGGGGTGGTAGGAGTGGCCTTTTACCAAAGGTCGGATTCTTTCACCACCTCGGCCAGACCCCCTTGTCCCCCGCCCCCGCATAGATCTCCAGGGCGCTCAGAAaaccggtggctcacgcctgtagtcccaacgctttgggaggccgaggcaaagcggaaggatcgcttgaggccaggagttccagaccagcccagataccacatctctacaaaaaataaattagccgggccctgcacgcctgtagtcccagctactggggaggctgaggccggaggatcgcttgaacccaggagttccaggctgcagtgagctatagttgtgccactgcactagagtctgggtgacagagacactgtctcaaaaaaccaacaaaacctTAACTCTTTCACTAGCCGGGCAGGCCGTCTCCTACTGTAAACCCGCTGGGcccccctctcccttctctctcccctcactCCTGCCCTGGAGCTACCTGACTCTGCCCTCAGCCTGCAGAGACCCCAGGTCTTCAGGCAAGGTCCCACTCCTCACCCAGTTCTTGCTCACACGTCCCTCCATCAAGGAGGGCTTTGTTAGCTACCCCTGGCTATAGGATCCGTCCTCCCCGTCAGCCAATTATCTGCATTAGATTGTAACTTCTCAACATACCCGGTTCCTATGTATTTTGTGCTTCCCTCTGAGAGGGCAGCGACCCTGTCTTGCTTGCCACTGCATCCCTAGCACCTAGCAGTTGCTTTTCTGGTGGCGGTGGCTGTGGCAGTGGCCGGTGCGGCAGACTGGTCAGAAGTGAAGGGACAGGACGACTTGGCAGTGGAGGTGAAGGGGAGGGGACTGGGGCAGAGGGAGACACCAAAGGGACCAAAATGATGAGAAACTGAAGCCTGGCTTTGCTACTGTGGAACTCGGGCCACTTGGTTGGATTCTGTCTCCTCATGCTTCTCCGTTCAGGTCCCTGGGAGAAATCAGCCCTTAGAGCATGGTGCGAAGGCAGGGCGGGGCCTCCGAAGCCATCCCTGATACAAGTCCCCAGCTTTCCTGCTCCCCCTCTTGCTGTGTGTGGCTTTGTCTCACTACCGCCTGGAAGCCCGAACCTCTGAGGCAGGTGTAAGGGTGTGTGCTTTGGTGGCCACGGCCACCCCGTGGTGCTGGTTCCTCTCCAAGGGAGGCAGTGCACTCCTGGTCATCTTGGAGATGCCCAACACAGGACCCCACAGGCACCAGGCTTTTTTTTGGGAAATGGTGTCAGTTCCATATTTAGTGAATTTGATCCAAGCTAAACTGAGTCTGTGCCTAAAACTCATCAGGTGCTCGAGTTTCCTGGGACAATGGCTGGGAACATTTATGGTGTCAGCTGTAGAGTGGCAGCAAATCATTTTGGGAAAGACAGACCTAGGAGTCCTCAGATGATGGCAGAGGAGGGCAAGGGCTGGCAAAGGAGCTGTGCTTAGCCCATCCTCAGGGGAGGGAGGACTCTGGAAAGAGCCTGAGGACACACTGAGAATAAAAAGTCGTCCAGAAGCCAGCAGGGACTTAGCTGCTGGGGTGCAGGTTAACTCCTGCCCAGCTCTTGGGGACAGCAACAGGGACCCGGGACTGGACCCTGCTCAGGTGGCTCTCTCCTTGCAGGGACCGGCAATGCTCCGCAGGCTGGGCTGGCTGGTCTCGTACAGCCTGGCTGTGCTGTTGCTCGGCTGCCTGCTCTTCCTGAGGAAGGAGGCCAAGCCCACAGGAGACCCCACGGCCCACCAGCCTTTCTGGGCTCCCCCAGCACCCCGTCACAGCCGGTGTCCACCCAATCACACAGTGGCTAGCGCTTCTCTGTCCCTGCCTAGCCATCACCGCCTCTTCTTGACATATCGCCACTGCCGAAATTTCTCTATCTTGCTGGAGCCTTCAGGCTGTTCCAAGGATACCTTCTTGCTCCTGGCCATCAAGTCACAGCCTGGTCACGTGGAGCGCCGTGCGGCTATCCGCAGCacgtggggcagggctgggggctgggctaaGGGCCGGCAGCTGAAGCTGGTGTTCCTCCTGGGGGTGGCAGGACCCGCTCCCCCAGCCCAGCTGCTGGCCTATGAGAGTAGGGAGTTTGATGACATCCTCCAGTGGGACTTCACTGAGGACTTCTTCAACCTGACGCTCAAGGAGCTGCACCTGCAGCGCTGGGTGGTGGCTGCCTGCCCCCAGGCCCACTTCATGCTAAAGGGAGATGATGATGTCTTTGTCCACGTTCCCAATGTGTTAGAGTTCCTGGATGGCTGGGACCCGGCCCAGGACCTCCTGGTGGGAGATGTCATCCGCCAAGCCCTGCCCAACAGGAACACTAAGGTCAAATATTTCATCCCACTCTCAATGTACAGAGCCACCCACTACCCACCCTATGCTGGTGGGGGAGGGTATGTCATGTCCAGAGCCACCGTGCGGCGCCTCCAGGCTACCATGGAAGAGGCTGAACTCTTCCCCATTGATGACGTCTTTGTGGGTATGTGCTTGAGGCGGCTGGGGCTGAGCCCCATGCACCATGCTGGCTTCAAGACATTTGGAATCCGGCAGCCCCTGGACCCTTTAGACCCCTGCCTGTATAGGGGGCTCCTGCTGGTGCACCGCCTCAGCCCCCTAGAGATGTGGACTATGTGGGCACTGGTGACAGATGAGGGGCTCAAGTGTGCAGCTGCCCCCATACCCCAGCGCTGAAGGGTGGGTTGGGCAACAGCCTGAGAGTGGACTCAGTGTTGATTCTCTATCACCGTGAGAAACTGATCCCTGCTTGTCTACAGAACATGCGACTTGGTTTTTGTAACTCCCCTCACCTTGTTAGCTCTGATTAAAAACACTGCAACCTGGCTAACTTGTCTACCATATGTTGAATGGGAGCCAAAGGGTAGCAAATGCTGCCAGGAACCTGTCGGGGATTCCTGTAGCCACCTGGGGCGCTGCCAGTCTGGGGCCTAAAGGAAGGAGGCTGCATAGGACCCCAGGAGAGAGACGTATTTTCTCTTTTAGATGCAAACAAAATCTTACTCTTCTCCTTTGGATACAATAGagaaacacaaaggaaagaaaggaacaagAGGCCTGTGTTAAGAGTCCTGTTGAGAGCACCAGGTAAACATTCTGCATCCCTTCCCTTAGTAAGTAGTCTTTTCACTCCTTGGCCTGAGCTGTCCTCACAGGGCAGTGAGGGCAGATCAGAGAACACATTAGAAACACTTAAAAGCAAATCGTACAAACTGGACAGGTTCCCTGCCCCCCGCCAAAACTCGCATCCCAACAGAGGGAACAAGTACTAAATCATTTTTGACAATGTAAATAAGACTGAAAACAGGTTAAACAGCTGCTGAACTTAAGGGCACGACAAAAAGGATTCCTCTCTCTGACCCAGGTCAGCAAAATGCTTTGGGTGTGAGGTGAAAAAATGGGTGGGTAAGAGCAGCTGTACAGAGTGGGGTGAAATGTTAAACAAGGTACAGTGCCCAAGGGCTGAGAACCAGGTCCAGGTGCAAGCCTGAGACCACAGGAGGCACTCAGAGCTCACAAAGGCGTCTCGCCTGATTGGCCAGAGCAGGACCCGCCACCTCTTCTCGGTGTAGATACTCATGCCAACCCTGGGCAGGATGGCATCTGCCCGTGCTTTCCCCACTGAGTGGGGAGACAGGGCAGTGGACTCAGGCCCTCAATCCTCACGCAGGTAGGCCTCCTGCTCCAACTCAGCCCggtcctccccttcctcctgtgTTTTCTGACGGAGCTCTTCTATCTGTGCTTCTGCCAGCTTGGTTTCTGCTTTCCGGGAGAGCTGGTGCACCTCGTCCACCTGCAGTTTCACCAGCTGAATGTGATTTCTGGCGGTTATAGAGGCCTGATCTGCGCCTGCCAAAAGATGGGACAATCGGGTTGAGTAGTTGTGCAGGGCAGAAGGCTCATGTGGACATCGGCCTGGGGGTGCTGTGGCTGTCATATGAACCCCTCTTGGGGTCATTTTCCTTGGCctccctgtcttctctctctgCAAAGGAACTTCCACCACTATGTCCAGGTCTGGATTTAACCGACACTgtcaaaaacagtatttttcttcAGCTATCAGTGGCCAACACAATTATTAACTCTCACAATCATCTTTATAGCTACACAGCTTTTAGTACAGACTTAGATGAATTTTTTTAACTACACGTCATCCATTTCTTTTTGACAAAGAGATGACGAATAAAATTGTCAAAGATCCCTTTTGTCAACCTAATCTTTAAAGGTAAAGGAATGCATAGAAAAATATTGttactataaatttatatttataaattttaaaaaaagaaacagcataaaaggtattaaacatgttttataattttttcacttAAACATGTGTTTTgaaggccaggcgccgtggctctaatcacagcactttgggaagccaaggcaggcggatcacctgagggtcaggagttcaagaccagcctgaccagcctggccaacatggcgaaaccctgcctctaccaaacatacaaaaaaaaaaattagccaggcatggtggtgcatgcctgtaatcccagctacttgggaggctgaggcgggagaatcacttggacccaggaggcgaaggctgaAGCGAgttaagatcatgccactgcactccagcctgggtgacagagactccatctcaaaaaaaaggtcaggcgcaggggctcatgcctgtaatcgtagcactttgggatgctgaggcgagtggattgcctaagctcaggagttcgagaccagcctgggtaacacggtgaaaccccgtttctactaaaatacaaaaaaattagctgggtgtggcggagtgcacctgtagtcccagctacttggaaggcggaagcaggagaactgcttgaacctgggaggcagaggttgcagtgagctgagatggccacttctctccagccgaggcgacagagtgaaactcgtctccaaaaaaaaaaaagtgtgtgagcTCTCATTTTACCTGCTGCTAGTTAGTGTATTTCATCATCTGGGTATACACATTTTATCAATTCATCTATAGAACATTTTGATCTTTTCTTACTGCATTACCAAGAGCCTTCAGTACAATGTTGACAGGTAGTGGAGAATGGCAGGCATCCTCCTCTTCTGAATTCGATGAAAACACTTCTGATAGTTCACACAATTAAGTAGGATTACTTAACCTTTATTACATTAAGAAAAGTATCTCTTCATAATTGTACTTAGATTCGAATCATAAAGGCTACATTTTATTGAAGATGTTTTGGGCATATATTGAGATAATTAAGtggttttttcatttaatctatgGATATATCATCTCAAGTAgtgaattatgtattttttttttgaggagtcgtCTCTCTAGTTTTTTACAGTGGTGAACTATCACTCTATTTTGAGGGTAAATGGCTACGTTTGATTTACGGCTACATTTTGAAGTGATACTGAACTATACCTTCTCGTTTTGGTGCTGCCCTAGCCCCAGTTTGGGATCGGGGCTATGCTGGCTTCATACAGTTGTAATATGAGGCTTGTCATTACTTTCTATGTTCAGGTACACTTACAGTAACATAGGTATTGTAGTTTTGGGAGATTTGATACAACTCTCTCACAAAACATCCTAGGCCCTGGTGTCCATTTCGGGGACATCAAAATCTTTGAAtaccatttctactttttttttttttttttttttgagacggagtctcactcttgtcacccaagctggagtgcagtggcgtgatctcggctcagtgcaagctccacctcccggtcccgggttcacgccattctcctgcctcagcctctcaagtagctggaactacaggcgcccaccaccacgcttaattttttttttgtatttttagtagagacgggttttaccatgttagccaggatggtctgtctcctcacctcatgatccacctgcctcggcctcccaaagtgctgggattacagacgtgagccactgcgcctggccaccgtTTCTACTTTTATAGTTacttatttttggagatggagtttcgctctgttgcctagtgtggagtgcagtggcacaatcttggctcactgcaacgttggcctcctgggttcaagcgattctcctgcctcaacctcccaagtagctgggattacaggtgcatgccatcatgcccagttagtttttatgtttttagtagagacagggtttcaccatgttggcctggttggtttcgaactcctggcctcaagtgattaccctgcctcagcctcccaaagtgctgggattacaggttttttttttttgagatagggcctaactcttgcccaggctggggtgcagtggcacaatcatggccccctgtagccctgaactcctggctcttaagtgatcctccgacctcagctccccaagtaactggaaccacaggtgtgtaccaccacactcggctagtttttttcgactttttggtagagatggggtcttgctatgttgcctaggctggtcttgaattactgggcccaagtgatcctcctgcctcagcctcccaagtactgggattacagttgtgagccactgtacccaacatAGTCTTATACAGATTCTTTGAGACTGACATAAAGATAATattctcatattaaaaaaaaaacacttctgttAACGATTATTTCTGATGTTACTTTACCACTCTCTCTCAATCATACTTACCAAATCTTTGCctaatttttcagtcttttcaagAGAGCAGATTTTGCCTGATTGTTCCTATTTAACTACTTCTAATATgttccatttttctcattttgccttTCTGATAACTGAGTTAAAGTTTAACTTGCTTATTTTCAGTATTGTTACAGTAAATATTACCTGTCATTCAGTCTTTGTATTTGACATAGGTGTAAATCTCCCTTTAAGAGCTACTTTTGTCTACAGCCTCCCAGTTCTCCTATATACTGTGCTTGTCATcactgttctaaatatttttatatttccatttaaatttttttagccTGTAGTTTTTAAGaagcatgtttttaaactttgtagacataaggaatttttttttttttttttttttttgagacggagtctcactctgtcgcccaggctggagtgcagtggccggatctcagctcactgcaagctccgcctcccgggttcgggccattctcctgtctcagcctcctgagtagctgggactacaggcgcccaccacctcgcccggctagttttttgtattttttagtagagatggggtttcactgtgttagccaggatggtctcgatctcctgacctcgagatccgcccgtctcagcctcccaaagtgctgggattacaggcttgagccaccgcgctcggccaggAATTTCTTTATTAGTGGTAGATTGAAGGTTGGTGAATATGatatatcaactttttttttttttttttgaaatggagtcttgctttgttgcccaggctatggtgcagtggcacaatctcagctcactgcaacctctgcctcccgggttcatgccattctcctgcctcagacccccgagtagctaggactacaggtgcctgccaccatgcccggctaaatttttggatttttagtagagatggagtttcactgtgttagccaggatggtcttgctctcctgacctcgtgatccacccgcctcagcctcccaaagtgctgggattacggtcgtgagccaccatgcccggccgatatatcaactttttaaatgatttcgTTGTCTTTTCCTTTTGTCACCTGGTACAAAATTTACTTTGTGTCTTAGAAGAATATGAAGATATAGAGGGGACAAAGTTTTATATtcagtatatatacatttatcacgtgtttaaaaatcactctgcgaaaccagcctgggaaacttagtgaaactctgtttctactaaaaataaaaaaattagccagggcatgatggtgtgcacccgtaatcccagctactgggaaggctaaggtagggaggatcacttgagtccaggaggttgagactaaaGCAAGCTATGATGTATGATCCACTGCTGCATTCCCGCATGGACCctgtgtctctcacacacacaaatctgattttcctttgtttagtttaaaaaaaaaaaaaatcacagacgggcacagtggctcacacctgtaatcccagcactttgggaggctgaggcaggtggactgccttagctcaggagtttgagactagcctgggcaacacagtgaaaccccatctctaccaaaaaataaagattaatcgggtgtggtggtgactgcctgtggtcccagctactcaggaggctgagacaggattgcttgagcctgggaggcagaagttacagtgagccaagatcaaggcactgcactccaacctgggtgacagagtgagaccctgtctccaaaataaaaaatcaaaaatcatactgagctggatgcagtggctcagctcacgcctgtgatcctagcactttgggaggccaaggcgggaggatcacttgagcccaagagttcaaaatcagcctgggcaacataacaagaccccatctcttaaaaaaaaaaaaaaaaagaaaattagttgggctacttgggaggctgaaatgggaagatggcttgagcccaggtcaaggctgcagtaagctgtgatcatgtcattacactccagcctgggcaacagagcaagaccctgtctccaaaaaaaattctGTTCTAATCCTtaatagctttaatttttttggtcTTCTTGACCTGCAAGCGTGCTCAGAAAATTAAGTATTACACACATCTCTGAGATCTCCTTGTAATTCTGTTTTTGCCTTATTAAAGTACATGTTTCATGATTGATGTCTTAAAGAATTGTTCTGTCCTACTGATTGCTTTTTATCTTGAATGCTTTCTTTGATTTAGCTAGATTTTTTGGAACACAATCTAAAAGTTTCATTTAATAAGTTTACTTTTATTGTAATCACTGATGTTTGAAATTAttcctataattttttaaaattagaaatggggtttcgccatgttggcctcgaactcctgacctcagctgatccacctgcctcggtcttccaaagtgctgggattataggtgtgaaccactgcgcctggcccagttttgtattttctaattaatgggttttctttttaaacctttCCTGCCTCAATTGAAGCTACCAAGTTTTCTGCCACTCCTACTAATTCTCTGCAGTGTTTAATAATGTTTAATGTCAATGTGCTTAGCATGTTTTCACTTTCccaaatttaaaaacttgttttacaCTCagaacttttggaaaaaaaatttagtagCTTCTTTCAAAactgatttttccttcttcatagtTCTTCCAGAAAGTGTATGCAGGTGGTACTTTGAGTCTATATCTGAGTGTATATTTTATTCTCACTTTTTGATGGTAGTCGGCTATACATAAAATCCTAGGTTATTTATGTATCGTCACCTCTAGTGTTGCGGAGAAGATGCCTGATGTTTGATTCTACTTCCTTTGTAGgtaatctattttttcttagtAGCTTTTGGGATTTTGCTCTGAATCTTTTTGTTATGCTGTTActttattatttgcttatttatttatttgttttttgagacggagtcttgctgtgttgcccaggctggagtgcagtggtgtgatctcaggtcattgcaagctctgcctcccaggttcccgccattctcctgcctcagcctcctgagtagctgggactataggcgcctgccaccacacgtggctaatttttttgtatttttagtagagacggcgtttcaccgtgttagccaggatggtctcgatctcctgacctcgtgatctgctcacctcagcctcccaaagtgctgggattacaggcatgagccactgcgcccagccatttttttgtttttaagacagggtcttgcttagTCAACCAGGCTGGGGTGTactggcctgatcatggctcactgcagcctcaacctccagggctcaagtgatcctctcacctcagcctcccaagaagctggaactacaggtgcccaccaccatgcctggctaatttttttgtagagacagggtttcatcatgttgtcaagtctggtctcgaactcctgagctcaagtgatccacctgcttaggcatcccaaagtgctgggattacaacagttatgagccactgcacctggaccagattttttgttaaaaaagtgAAATCGTAAGGCCGTGCACAGTgtctcatgtctataatcctagcagtttgagaggccaaggtgggcggatggcaacatggcgaaaccctgtctctgccaaaaacacataatcccagctacttgggagactgatgtggtaggatcgcttgagcccagaggctgaggctgtagtaagcagtgagtcatgattgtaccactatactccaccctggtgacaaagtaagaccagaaaaaaaaaaaaaaaattctgtttacaaCTTGCTAGCCCTTTTATGAGTTCTAGGAAAATGTCTACTTTTTTCGGATAATGCTTATACATCCtatccttcttttctccttctagaTCTAAGCATATCCTCCTGTTCACTGCACCCAGGAATCCTCTGCCATCTTTGTGTGGCACGACTATAATGCTGCTTCCACACTTCTGTTGTTTCATTCTTTGTTCCAAATCTCCGATTCCTCAGGATCACTAATAATCCTTTTTCtgggccaagcgcggtggctcgtatcccagcactttgggaggccgaggaaggcgaaccacctgagatcaggaattcgagaccagtctggctaacatggtgaaaccccgtctctactaaaaatacaaaaattagccaggtatgatggcaggcgcctccaatcccagctactcaggaggcagaggcaagagaattgcttgaaccagggaggtggaggttacactgagctgagttcacatcattgcactccagcctgggggacagagtgagactctgtctccaaaaaaaaaaaaaaaaccttaataacTTCTAAaagaattactttttatttttcagtatgaTGACACAACACTTACCTTAAAAAAAGCTTTAtatcttttgagatggggtctcactctgttgcccaggctggagtgcaacgatctcgcctcactgcaacctctgcctcccaggctcaagtgatcctcctgcctcaccctcccaagtagctgggattagaggtgtaaaCCAACACACCCAGCCCTTTCTGTCATTTTTAAGATTTGATGCTTGAGACCCTAGTCTGCTAATCTTGACATCAGAAAACAAGAGTAGGTTTTAatataacaatttcttttttgagagacagggtctagctcttttgcctaggatggagtgcacaggcatgatcatagctcacgagctcctgggttcaagcaatcctcccacctgagcctcccgagtagctgggactataggcaagcgccaatacgcccggctaatttttgtattttgggtagagatggggttttgctgtgttgtcctcgaactcctgggctccagcaatctgcctgcctcggcttcccaaagacACGCGTGAACCCCTGGGCCCGACCcataccagttttttttttttttttcttgagacagagtctcgctgtgtcaccaaggcttaaggtgcagtggagccatctcggctcactgcagcctccacctcctgggttcaagccattctcctgcacaggcgtgtgccactacacctggctaatttttgtatttttagtagagacagggtttcaccatgttggccaggccagtctcaaactcttgacctcaagtgatccaccctcctcggcctcccaaagtgctgggattacaggcgtgagccactgcaaccagttTCTTAATAACAGCTAGTACTGGGCTATAATTCTGGTGagccggctgggtgtggtggctcacgtctgtaatcccagcactttgagaggctgaggtgggtataTCACtttaggtcaagagttcgagactggcctggccaacatggtgaaaccctgtctctactaaaaatacaaaaattagccaggtgtggtggtgcatgcttgtaattgggaggctgaggcaggagaattgcttcaattggagaggcagaggttgcagtgagctgagaaagtgccaccactgcagcctgggcaccaagagtgaaactgtccaaaaaaaaattttttttggctggacgcagtggctcatgcctgtaatcccagcactttgggaggctgaggcgggtggatcacctgaagtcaggaattcgagaccagcctggccaacatggcaaaacgccttctctattaaaaatacaaacactagttggggcgtggtggtgggtgcctataatcccagatacttgggaggctgaggcaggagaatcacttgaacccaggaggcggaggttgcagtaggcctagatggcgccactgcactccagcctgggtgataggaacaaaactcagtttcaaaaccaaaaaaaatttctgtgaGCCTACCTAGTTTGGAACCACTCAGGTAGGATGTTCTATGATGGGCACCTTAGGGTACTAAGGTGCAGAGGACAAAGCACCAGCTGCTAGGGAGAAGCAAAGGCTTTGGAATTCGACATActtggcttggtggctcatgcctatactcccagcactttgggaggccaaggtgggtagacagctcgagcccaggatttcgagattagcctgtgcaacatggtaaaactccatctctattttataaaaaaaaaaaaaagacctactcAGCTGAGTCCCAGCTTGGCTGCCTGCTCACCGTACCACATCATCTTAGCTGAATTATTTGGCCCATCTGCACTCTAGTTTCTTCACATATAAAAAGTGCCTACGAAATGCTTACCACAAAGCCTGACATAGACAAATAATTTGTCCTGGTTTTGCCACTGACTATGATTCCACGtctcattttctccatctgtacaaaaaggTTCACACAGATTAATCATCTCAAGTCTCATCCAACGGTGTAATTCTATGATTGTTAATAAACTGTATTACCAAAAACTCAAACTATTTGGAAGCAATCCAGTTTTCCAATGGTAATAGttgtatcatttttcattttgaagatatAACCTAGCTTCTACTGGTCTGGTCTGCAAGGGTATGCTCATTTTTTCTATTGTGTAAATAAAATGTTGGTTAATAT from the Macaca thibetana thibetana isolate TM-01 chromosome 11, ASM2454274v1, whole genome shotgun sequence genome contains:
- the B3GNT4 gene encoding N-acetyllactosaminide beta-1,3-N-acetylglucosaminyltransferase 4 isoform X1; amino-acid sequence: MLRRLGWLVSYSLAVLLLGCLLFLRKEAKPTGDPTAHQPFWAPPAPRHSRCPPNHTVASASLSLPSHHRLFLTYRHCRNFSILLEPSGCSKDTFLLLAIKSQPGHVERRAAIRSTWGRAGGWAKGRQLKLVFLLGVAGPAPPAQLLAYESREFDDILQWDFTEDFFNLTLKELHLQRWVVAACPQAHFMLKGDDDVFVHVPNVLEFLDGWDPAQDLLVGDVIRQALPNRNTKVKYFIPLSMYRATHYPPYAGGGGYVMSRATVRRLQATMEEAELFPIDDVFVGMCLRRLGLSPMHHAGFKTFGIRQPLDPLDPCLYRGLLLVHRLSPLEMWTMWALVTDEGLKCAAAPIPQR
- the B3GNT4 gene encoding N-acetyllactosaminide beta-1,3-N-acetylglucosaminyltransferase 4 isoform X2, with translation MLPPQPSAAHQGRGGRSGLLPKGPAMLRRLGWLVSYSLAVLLLGCLLFLRKEAKPTGDPTAHQPFWAPPAPRHSRCPPNHTVASASLSLPSHHRLFLTYRHCRNFSILLEPSGCSKDTFLLLAIKSQPGHVERRAAIRSTWGRAGGWAKGRQLKLVFLLGVAGPAPPAQLLAYESREFDDILQWDFTEDFFNLTLKELHLQRWVVAACPQAHFMLKGDDDVFVHVPNVLEFLDGWDPAQDLLVGDVIRQALPNRNTKVKYFIPLSMYRATHYPPYAGGGGYVMSRATVRRLQATMEEAELFPIDDVFVGMCLRRLGLSPMHHAGFKTFGIRQPLDPLDPCLYRGLLLVHRLSPLEMWTMWALVTDEGLKCAAAPIPQR